A genome region from Halichondria panicea chromosome 15, odHalPani1.1, whole genome shotgun sequence includes the following:
- the LOC135348388 gene encoding uncharacterized protein LOC135348388: MHERKMKQLQAILLLTLHISLSTSTDQLLCIMPDCNTTTACPNMPCSSLNVVHSINSSTTLLFLEGTHLLMEDIILTGLENVFLMAYQGAMVTIQCGPQVRLLFQDMANLTINGIEFIECGVHNGAPGITFSNLIGSIANIRVTNSFSGAVNVSNSSINFINLTIDNNRINSTSITSFSVMKVINSNIEFAGTTLISGNKILQGNEMKLTCGIGTYKYTGITSETFSCINSTVTVTGTLTVSNNTSPSGTMNFENSDFQANGVSNFNCNTVCLQGAMSLIQSNATFYGETNFLNNSGTLQYYPGLIPVGAISLRDSILLMNGSIDFSGNQGDIATIEAYTSSINIQGSFINSQNYATYSGIILRANTNMTVNGNITFRDNTQTNSLLRAESSNFSSFDEIHFTGNIGYTPCYGKTNSFFSFNGVTIFKNNPGIARVFDTTITFNGISNFSENNIRDFTMGGAIALVRSKLNLYGFYLFERNKLTDIEGGAIYSAHGSITFEGHGRFIENAARRGGAMYLKNNLKMQLRAQTKLEFIGNLATRGGAIFVYSSVTSIDCIITRHEEDCFVDFNTDEGNQTVIFENNTSTEGGSILHVKFVEEVDLVHQSINSSTLNTLSHLPKNGNSQPLIASDSFQLCFCDNNTCDTKERKIVASRGEKITVRIKAITLIRSKDMYIRGYLQSSTHHSHQSLDGDIQHLKEGCTDLEYRVRSADSEEYVIICADESCEEISDVKLVLHVIFEDCPLGFAMNSNRTECICDQTILMNLTEKCNIDSRKITKTNQNFWIGEQDKDTNKSMIFYFYKNCPLDYCIPPPVEVHPSLPDTQCRNNRSGILCGGCKESTSLVLGTSKCGECSTNYNIFLIILFAILGILLVAFLFLTQLTVSSGTIHGLILYASIVNANSAVFGLQDLCVRGITVFLEGLNLNFGIETCFYMGLNQLQYTGWQFVFPIYLWLLVGLVITVCHFSVRASRFLSNTNPVAVLATVIFLSYTKLLQNVIVILSAAQPDYPANATQPVWIYDGNVVFGQGGHAVLIAVGLFALILLFLPYTFVLLFAQQLEKNRHVSRLLNRLRITPFIQAYQAPYKPGSRYWVGLCLFLRCIILVTIGTSGNENNGLLATSSVCILIVSIIGISGGIYTKRWHDALEISYILNLGLFTVTTYHLKLAYQPNEREHVIAYISITVALITFIGVVTKQCYTQITKTQWFVKVKNKLIRNRDTDTQLTDSQANSLKKDSVVIPTQLVFTDNTQMELREPMLDYIY, from the coding sequence ATGCATGAGCGCAAGATGAAGCAGCTCCAAGCAATCTTATTGCTGACTCTCCACATCAGCTTATCAACCTCAACAGACCAGCTGCTCTGCATAATGCCTGACTGCAACACCACCACTGCATGCCCCAACATGCCCTGTTCCTCCCTCAATGTTGTCCACTCTATCAACTCTTCCACAACACTTCTGTTCCTAGAGGGCACCCACTTACTAATGGAGGACATAATCTTGACTGGCCTGGAGAATGTTTTTTTGATGGCTTACCAAGGAGCTATGGTAACAATACAGTGTGGACCACAGGTTAGGCTGTTATTTCAGGATATGGCTAATCTGACTATCAATGGGATCGAATTCATTGAGTGTGGAGTGCATAATGGTGCACCAGGAATTACATTCAGCAACCTAATTGGGAGTATAGCAAATATTCGAGTTACAAACAGTTTTTCTGGAGCTGTGAATGTAAGCAACAGTTCGATTAACTTTATCAATCTCACAATCGATAACAACAGGATAAACTCCACAAGTATAACAAGCTTTAGTGTAATGAAAGTCATAAATTCTAACATAGAATTTGCTGGTACTACTCTCATATCAGGAAATAAAATCTTGCAGGGCAATGAGATGAAACTCACATGTGGGATAGGCACGTATAAATACACTGGTATTACCAGTGAAACATTCTCTTGCATCAACAGCACAGTGACAGTGACTGGTACACTAACAGTCAGCAACAACACCAGTCCATCAGGGACAATGAACTTTGAGAACAGCGACTTTCAAGCAAATGGAGTCAGCAATTTCAATTGTAACACGGTGTGCCTACAGGGAGCCATGTCTTTAATACAATCAAATGCAACATTCTATGGAGAAACTAACTTTCTGAACAACAGTGGAACTCTTCAGTATTACCCGGGGCTTATACCAGTGGGGGCCATTTCGCTAAGGGACAGCATCTTACTCATGAACGGTAGCATCGATTTCTCTGGTAACCAAGGTGACATTGCTACTATAGAAGCTTATACCTCGAGCATAAACATTCAGGGCAGTTTCATAAACAGCCAAAACTATGCAACGTACTCAGGGATAATACTAAGAGCAAACACTAACATGACCGTAAATGGTAACATAACTTTCAGAGACAACACTCAAACAAACTCCCTCCTACGAGCAGAATCAAGCAACTTTTCTAGTTTTGATGAAATTCATTTCACAGGGAACATTGGCTATACACCATGCTATGGAAAAACAAACTCCTTTTTTAGTTTTAATGGAGTCaccattttcaaaaataacCCGGGAATAGCAAGGGTTTTTGATACTACGATAACATTTAATGGAATATCAAATTTCAGTGAAAACAATATCCGAGATTTTACAATGGGTGGAGCTATTGCTTTGGTACGAAGTAAGCTTAATTTGTATGGGTTCTACTTGTTTGAGAGAAATAAACTCACAGATATTGAGGGAGGAGCAATTTACAGCGCTCATGGCTCAATTACATTCGAAGGACATGGGAGGTTTATAGAAAATGCAGCTAGAAGAGGTGGGGCAATGTACTTAAAGAACAACCTAAAGATGCAGCTAAGGGCACAAACAAAACTGGAATTTATTGGTAACTTGGCAACTAGGGGGGGCGCTATTTTTGTCTACAGTTCAGTGACGAGCAttgactgtataattacaaGGCATGAAGAAGATTGCTTTGTTGACTTTAACACAGACGAGGGCAACCAAACAGTTATATTTGAAAACAATACTTCAACAGAAGGAGGGAGCATACTACATGTAAAGTTTGTGGAAGAGGTCGATCTAGTACACCAATCAATAAACTCCTCAACTCTAAACACATTATCCCATCTCCCTAAAAATGGAAACAGTCAACCTTTGATAGCTTCAGACTCTTTTCAACTTTGTTTCTGTGATAACAACACTTGTGATACTAAGGAGAGAAAAATCGTTGCAAGTAGAGGAGAGAAAATAACAGTGAGAATTAAAGCCATCACTTTAATTCGGAGTAAAGATATGTATATACGTGGGTATCTACAATCTTCAACACACCATAGCCACCAATCACTGGATGGTGACATACAGCATTTAAAGGAAGGCTGCACAGATTTGGAGTATAGAGTTCGATCTGCAGATTCAGAAGAGTATGTTATTATATGTGCAGACGAATCGTGTGAGGAAATTTCAGACGTTAAATTGGTTTTGCATGTGATATTCGAAGACTGCCCATTGGGATTTGCCATGAATTCAAATAGAACAGAATGTATCTGTGATCAAACCATACTTATGAATTTAACTGAAAAATGCAACATTGATTCAAGAAAGATAACAAAAACCAATCAAAACTTTTGGATTGGAGAACAAGATAAGGACACAAATAAAAGCATGATTTTCTACTTTTACAAGAATTGCCCGTTGGATTATTGCATACCTCCACCAGTCGAAGTGCATCCATCACTACCAGACACACAATGTAGGAATAACCGATCGGGAATTCTATGTGGAGGCTGCAAAGAAAGCACAAGCCTTGTTCTAGGAACCTCGAAGTGTGGAGAATGCTCAACCAACTACAACATATTTCTAATCATCCTCTTTGCAATACTCGGAATTTTACTAGTAGCTTTCTTATTTCTAACTCAATTGACGGTCAGCAGTGGTACTATCCATGGACTAATCCTATACGCTAGTATTGTGAACGCTAACTCGGCTGTATTCGGATTACAAGACTTATGCGTACGAGGGATAACCGTATTTCTAGAGGGGCTGAACTTGAATTTTGGAATTGAAACATGCTTCTACATGGGATTGAATCAACTACAATACACAGGATGGCAATTTGTGTTCCCGATATACCTATGGCTACTGGTAGGCCTGGTGATTACAGTCTGCCATTTTTCTGTGAGGGCCTCAAGATTTTTGAGCAATACCAACCCAGTGGCAGTTCTCGCTACCGTCATATTTCTATCATATACAAAGCTGCTACAGAACGTAATTGTCATTCTTTCAGCTGCCCAACCCGACTACCCTGCCAATGCAACACAACCGGTATGGATTTACGATGGCAACGTGGTTTTCGGACAGGGAGGTCATGCCGTACTGATTGCTGTAGGGCTATTTGCATTGATACTACTCTTCCTCCCTTACACATTTGTACTCTTATTTGCACAACAATTAGAGAAAAATCGACATGTTTCAAGGCTACTCAATCGACTGAGGATAACACCATTCATACAAGCATACCAGGCACCTTACAAACCAGGTAGCcgctactgggtggggctctgTCTATTCCTGAGGTGTATTATACTGGTTACCATAGGGACAAGTGGAAATGAAAACAACGGTCTCCTAGCAACGAGTTCGGTTTGTATACTCATAGTTAGTATAATCGGAATAAGTGGGGGAATATACACCAAGCGATGGCACGATGCATTAGAGATATCGTACATCTTAAACTTAGGCTTGTTCACCGTGACAACCTATCATCTAAAACTTGCATATCAACCAAACGAAAGAGAACATGTCATTGCATATATCTCTATAACCGTTGCCCTCATAACATTTATCGGTGTTGTCACAAAGCAGTGTTACACTCAAATAACGAAAACACAGTGGTTTGTGAAAGTAAAGAACAAGCTCATAAGAAACAgggacacagacacacagctaACAGATTCTCAGGCAAACAGTTTGAAGAAGGACAGTGTAGTGATACCAACACAACTGGTGTTCACAGATAATACCCAAATGGAACTAAGAGAACCGATGTTGGACTACATCTACTGA